A window from Marinagarivorans cellulosilyticus encodes these proteins:
- a CDS encoding DUF58 domain-containing protein produces the protein MPHNNNPSHLAIPEHWQQRFYRVAQLRYIVCLLLLVLCFIAWNRGLALLYGVVAMLLATITLSAIVPWVYLARLQARFLTIPPVHAGSDQTIALRVQAKKTVYGITLKLAHNASTNPAIEEDNHQIAYAQAIGPQADTIIYQTPTRQRGHIQLSHIDAQCAYPFGLFHLSKTISAQATTQTVYPRLISIRTLPSLWLNGANQCDAYPRQQQHGDDLFLGLRDYRYGDQYRRIDWRASARRGDIKVREFEQLEQPSLLLVINNADALNIGEGERNALEHSLSLAASLADYALRQGFNTVYTGACNGKITSSQQLTDFYQQLAELTPQPQQAEYYALRVEQALAEHSRASIAISFALAPITSSPPQQQKHWQCIFDSQSYLKPLMRARSQSASVQGNHVMIPIRASDNLERLFNDK, from the coding sequence ATGCCGCACAATAATAACCCCAGCCACTTAGCAATCCCCGAGCACTGGCAGCAACGCTTTTATCGCGTCGCCCAGTTGCGGTATATCGTGTGCCTACTGCTATTGGTGCTGTGCTTTATTGCGTGGAACCGTGGCTTAGCACTGCTTTATGGTGTAGTTGCCATGCTACTGGCTACAATTACGTTATCAGCCATTGTGCCTTGGGTTTACCTCGCCCGCCTGCAGGCGCGCTTTTTAACGATCCCCCCTGTGCATGCCGGCAGCGATCAAACCATTGCGCTACGCGTACAGGCCAAAAAAACTGTTTACGGGATAACGCTAAAACTAGCGCACAACGCAAGCACGAACCCCGCAATAGAGGAAGACAACCACCAAATCGCTTACGCCCAAGCGATTGGCCCGCAAGCCGATACTATTATTTACCAAACCCCGACCCGTCAGCGCGGCCACATACAGCTAAGCCATATTGATGCTCAGTGCGCCTACCCGTTTGGCCTATTTCATTTATCCAAAACCATCTCGGCTCAGGCCACCACCCAAACTGTTTACCCCAGGCTTATTTCTATTCGAACACTGCCTTCACTTTGGCTAAATGGCGCCAACCAATGCGATGCTTACCCTAGGCAGCAGCAACACGGCGACGACCTATTTTTAGGCTTGCGCGATTATCGCTATGGCGACCAATACCGCCGCATAGATTGGCGCGCCAGTGCTAGGCGCGGCGATATCAAAGTGCGAGAGTTTGAGCAATTGGAGCAACCTAGCTTACTGCTGGTTATTAATAATGCCGATGCATTAAATATTGGCGAAGGCGAGCGCAACGCTTTAGAGCACAGCTTAAGCCTGGCGGCATCATTGGCCGATTACGCCTTACGCCAGGGCTTTAACACGGTATATACCGGCGCCTGCAACGGCAAAATAACCAGTAGCCAGCAGCTCACCGATTTTTACCAACAACTGGCAGAACTCACCCCACAGCCACAGCAAGCTGAATACTATGCCCTGCGCGTAGAACAAGCTCTCGCAGAACATTCGCGTGCCAGCATTGCCATAAGTTTTGCCTTAGCGCCAATAACCAGCAGCCCGCCGCAACAACAAAAACATTGGCAATGTATATTCGATAGCCAAAGCTATTTAAAGCCGCTAATGCGGGCGCGCTCGCAAAGCGCCAGCGTGCAAGGCAATCACGTCATGATCCCCATTCGCGCCAGCGATAATCTCGAGCGGCTGTTTAATGACAAATAG
- a CDS encoding TetR/AcrR family transcriptional regulator — protein sequence MAWAEQHKIQSRERIVDSAAQLFTQKGFDSVSIDEVMQLAGLTRGAFYAHFKNKAQLYQCAIIAGAKQAKVVLEKADNFDAPSMAEHYLRIGDVNNPSSFCPLAFFVTDMTQRNSEIRSTYTQALKGYIEILESMSLSPNKARQASVMMIGGLALSRAITDEVLREELLQSCLEAVRLLVDG from the coding sequence ATGGCTTGGGCGGAACAGCATAAAATTCAGTCGCGCGAACGTATTGTTGATAGCGCGGCGCAGCTATTTACCCAGAAAGGTTTTGACTCGGTATCAATTGATGAGGTAATGCAGCTTGCGGGTTTAACACGCGGTGCTTTTTATGCTCACTTTAAAAACAAAGCGCAGCTATATCAATGTGCGATTATTGCAGGGGCTAAGCAGGCCAAAGTTGTGCTGGAAAAAGCTGATAATTTTGATGCGCCGAGCATGGCTGAGCACTACTTACGCATTGGTGATGTTAATAACCCTTCAAGTTTTTGCCCGCTCGCTTTTTTTGTAACAGATATGACCCAGCGCAATAGTGAAATTCGCAGTACTTATACGCAAGCGCTTAAAGGCTATATTGAAATATTAGAAAGCATGTCGCTGTCCCCGAATAAAGCAAGGCAAGCTTCGGTGATGATGATTGGTGGTTTGGCTTTGTCGCGAGCAATTACCGATGAGGTATTACGTGAGGAATTATTGCAATCGTGCTTAGAGGCCGTTCGTTTATTGGTTGACGGTTAG
- a CDS encoding lipase family alpha/beta hydrolase produces MTLSMCLRLFFLVLLIMGVSACTYLKYAAVQKHYARIQNIDPSQVNLKHMLDRDTYFVYGKIISENGLYANTEMAVAAYSDKFKKRERVDTMFLRGTGTHYGLNLPEGRYSILVFADINNNKIFENTEVVSKNEVNVNNELAPDKILSRTNLKLSYAQSIKTLSAITRKHATELSTSFYYPTGTIRSINDPIFDDNMSILGMYDPASFLENAPTMFYALEEDTSYKVPVIFVHGIGGNIRSFSPIIEKLDPQRFKAWFFYYPSGGDLDQLASFFYDIFLSGNVIGVNEIPMVVVSHSMGGLVVREALNKYENKAGENKVKIWASLASPLGGLSSAEKGVKHGIIVLPSWRDLNHNGEFISRLYRKPLPDFVDHSLYYAYEDSNNKEAGDGVVPLASQLHASAKADAYNTFGVHGSHTSILEDNAVIQDILAEASRVKNIFPDSHLEIIAKGGFDIGPYKNYSPRLQHAIQNIGKYVIALADGDIQPFHPKQKVFLRVLEGEAGVGSAIDKEYARFVLEYRENLKREQE; encoded by the coding sequence ATGACTTTATCAATGTGCCTTAGGTTGTTTTTTCTTGTCCTATTGATTATGGGGGTAAGTGCTTGTACCTATCTAAAATATGCTGCGGTTCAAAAGCACTATGCGCGTATTCAGAATATAGACCCTAGTCAAGTAAATCTTAAGCATATGCTAGATCGAGATACCTATTTCGTTTATGGAAAGATAATCAGTGAAAATGGCTTATATGCCAATACCGAGATGGCTGTTGCCGCGTATTCTGATAAATTTAAAAAACGCGAGCGTGTCGATACGATGTTTTTACGCGGGACGGGCACCCACTACGGGCTTAATCTACCGGAAGGTAGGTATTCAATTCTTGTATTTGCAGATATTAATAACAATAAAATATTCGAAAATACTGAAGTTGTCAGTAAAAATGAAGTCAATGTAAATAATGAACTGGCGCCAGATAAAATTCTAAGCCGCACCAATTTAAAACTTAGCTATGCACAATCAATTAAAACGCTTTCCGCAATTACTCGTAAGCACGCTACCGAATTAAGCACTTCATTTTATTATCCCACGGGTACAATTCGATCTATTAACGACCCTATATTCGACGATAATATGTCGATACTTGGCATGTACGACCCAGCATCCTTTTTAGAAAACGCGCCGACAATGTTTTATGCCTTAGAAGAAGATACCTCTTACAAGGTACCTGTCATTTTTGTACATGGCATTGGTGGCAATATTCGCTCGTTTAGCCCAATTATTGAAAAACTAGATCCTCAGCGTTTCAAAGCATGGTTTTTTTACTACCCTTCAGGGGGCGATTTAGATCAACTTGCCAGCTTTTTTTACGATATTTTTCTTTCTGGAAATGTTATTGGTGTAAATGAAATTCCGATGGTGGTTGTTTCGCATAGCATGGGAGGTCTCGTCGTACGCGAAGCGCTAAACAAATATGAAAATAAAGCGGGAGAGAATAAAGTTAAAATATGGGCAAGTTTGGCCAGCCCTTTAGGTGGGCTTAGCTCAGCAGAAAAAGGCGTGAAGCATGGCATTATTGTGCTTCCTTCATGGCGAGACTTAAATCACAATGGGGAATTTATTTCCAGGCTTTACCGAAAACCCCTGCCTGATTTTGTAGATCATAGCCTTTATTATGCCTATGAAGATTCCAATAACAAGGAGGCCGGTGATGGCGTAGTCCCGTTAGCTAGTCAGCTCCATGCTTCCGCAAAAGCCGATGCATATAACACATTCGGTGTTCATGGTTCGCACACATCAATACTTGAAGATAACGCAGTTATTCAAGATATACTCGCAGAGGCTTCTCGCGTCAAGAATATATTCCCAGACAGTCATTTAGAGATAATAGCAAAGGGCGGTTTTGATATTGGCCCATATAAAAATTATAGCCCGCGCCTCCAGCATGCTATTCAGAATATAGGGAAATATGTTATTGCGTTAGCCGACGGCGACATCCAGCCGTTTCATCCTAAGCAAAAGGTGTTTTTACGCGTGCTTGAAGGGGAGGCCGGAGTCGGTTCGGCTATTGATAAGGAGTATGCTCGCTTTGTTTTGGAGTACAGAGAAAATCTTAAAAGGGAACAAGAATAG
- a CDS encoding diacylglycerol kinase encodes MAKEYNKPNGTGIKRIFNATLCSLRGLQFAWRFESAFRQEAILTMVLFPTTFFLAQSLAHWSVMVAALCILLLTELLNSAIETLADRITLNNDIMIGRAKDIGSAAVVIALSFITLLWLAALYSKFMT; translated from the coding sequence ATGGCCAAAGAATACAATAAACCTAACGGCACCGGCATTAAGCGTATTTTTAATGCAACTTTATGCAGCTTGCGGGGGCTACAATTTGCTTGGCGCTTTGAATCGGCTTTTAGGCAGGAAGCCATACTCACAATGGTCCTTTTCCCGACCACATTTTTTTTAGCGCAGTCTTTAGCACACTGGAGCGTAATGGTTGCAGCACTGTGTATTTTGTTACTGACCGAGCTTTTAAACTCTGCAATAGAAACACTAGCCGACCGCATTACCCTAAATAACGACATAATGATTGGCCGCGCCAAAGATATCGGTTCGGCGGCGGTGGTTATTGCACTTAGTTTTATTACCCTACTGTGGCTGGCTGCGCTATATAGCAAATTTATGACATAA
- a CDS encoding inorganic phosphate transporter — translation MNSSDNTSSQPALTPAEPALNDINIGHKSRLGLSFAFMVLVLGITYMVMPSTLHPQLLIFASLVGAYMALNIGANDVANNVGPAVGSGALTLGAAIVLAAIGEAAGALIAGGNVVGTIKSGIINPELVHDAQTFVWLMAGALAAGAIWLNFATWMGAPVSTTHSIVGGILGAGIAAGGFAIANWGKMGAIAASWVISPVMGGVIAATLLMFIKRAILYQDDVKTAAQRYVPWLVGLMAWAFTSYLLTKGLKKIWHPSAPEAFGWGLVVAIIAYFLTRKRLLSIGDRIESSIAGVNKLFTIPLIFAAGLLSFAHGANDVANAIGPLAAITEALSSGEVAGKAPIPLWVMLIGAAGLAVGLALFGPKLIRTVGGEITELDKSRAYCIAMAAAITVIIASQLGLPVSSTHIALGGVFGVGFLREYLKTRYASKLHQALDDHTGEARVQIEEYLKQFQSASVEDMRAMLKKSSVQTATLPITEKERKRLKKVYRQELVKRRHLYKIAAAWVITVPASALLGAMMFFMLRGMLMPVA, via the coding sequence ATGAATAGTTCTGACAATACCTCATCCCAACCCGCGCTAACGCCAGCCGAGCCGGCATTGAATGACATCAATATCGGCCATAAGTCACGCTTGGGCCTGTCCTTTGCGTTTATGGTGCTGGTACTGGGTATTACCTATATGGTTATGCCCAGTACGCTGCACCCACAGCTACTGATATTTGCATCTTTAGTGGGTGCTTATATGGCGCTGAATATTGGCGCTAACGATGTTGCAAACAATGTAGGCCCAGCGGTGGGCTCCGGCGCGCTTACGCTTGGCGCGGCTATTGTACTGGCGGCCATTGGCGAGGCGGCGGGCGCATTAATTGCCGGCGGCAATGTGGTTGGTACGATTAAGTCTGGCATTATCAACCCCGAGCTAGTGCACGATGCGCAAACTTTTGTTTGGTTGATGGCGGGTGCTTTGGCCGCAGGTGCAATTTGGCTAAACTTTGCGACCTGGATGGGAGCACCCGTATCTACAACGCACTCTATTGTTGGGGGCATTTTAGGTGCAGGCATTGCTGCGGGCGGCTTTGCTATAGCCAACTGGGGCAAAATGGGCGCTATAGCCGCCAGCTGGGTGATCTCGCCGGTTATGGGTGGTGTTATTGCTGCAACTTTATTAATGTTTATTAAGCGCGCGATATTGTATCAAGACGATGTAAAAACAGCGGCGCAGCGCTACGTGCCTTGGCTGGTTGGTTTGATGGCATGGGCATTTACCAGCTACCTGTTGACTAAAGGCCTAAAGAAAATATGGCACCCCAGCGCACCCGAGGCGTTTGGCTGGGGTTTGGTGGTGGCTATAATCGCTTATTTTCTCACACGCAAACGCTTACTCAGCATTGGCGATCGCATCGAAAGCAGCATTGCGGGTGTCAATAAACTTTTTACGATTCCACTGATTTTTGCTGCAGGCTTGTTAAGTTTTGCACACGGCGCCAACGATGTTGCTAATGCCATTGGGCCATTGGCGGCTATTACCGAAGCGTTATCGTCGGGTGAAGTAGCGGGTAAGGCACCGATTCCATTGTGGGTAATGCTGATTGGCGCGGCAGGCTTGGCGGTAGGTTTAGCGCTATTTGGCCCTAAGCTTATTCGTACTGTAGGTGGCGAAATTACCGAGCTTGATAAATCCCGCGCTTACTGCATTGCTATGGCGGCGGCCATTACCGTGATTATTGCATCGCAGCTAGGTTTGCCGGTTAGCTCAACCCATATTGCTTTGGGCGGTGTTTTTGGTGTTGGCTTTTTACGCGAGTACTTAAAAACGCGCTATGCCAGTAAATTGCACCAAGCACTGGACGATCACACGGGTGAGGCGCGTGTGCAAATTGAAGAATATTTAAAGCAATTCCAGTCGGCCAGCGTTGAGGATATGCGCGCGATGCTTAAAAAATCTAGCGTGCAAACAGCCACATTGCCTATTACCGAAAAAGAGCGCAAGCGCTTGAAAAAAGTATACCGCCAAGAACTGGTAAAACGCCGCCACCTTTATAAAATTGCTGCCGCCTGGGTTATTACCGTGCCGGCTTCTGCATTACTTGGTGCGATGATGTTTTTTATGTTGCGCGGTATGTTAATGCCTGTGGCTTAA
- a CDS encoding putative porin, whose amino-acid sequence MKKILAIATLSAVSSLASAESYQFLGGLGYSDTDLDGVDESKITATGTYYFSGQETVGPLDQFAYIDDTTNLRANVESTDAADEFVIGGSYYFDRFAVGLDYTDSEDSYSTRLHGDFFFMDNLKASLGYSMPEEGDDVVDLSLQYDHSINETDYIGFTVQYIDTDEATVNLSTKYLNAFENGQFLVLEANIVDTDDTAFDAKAKWYLNKNTGFLLGANDEDRVYVGVTHFFNTNFALDATIGQDKIGNLSYNFYGLEAVLQF is encoded by the coding sequence ATGAAGAAAATTTTAGCGATTGCAACACTCAGTGCCGTTAGTTCATTGGCGTCAGCAGAAAGTTATCAGTTCTTGGGTGGTCTTGGTTATTCAGATACAGACTTGGATGGTGTTGATGAGTCGAAAATCACGGCTACTGGAACTTACTACTTTTCTGGTCAAGAAACTGTTGGTCCTTTAGATCAGTTTGCTTATATTGACGACACCACAAATCTTCGTGCAAATGTTGAAAGCACTGACGCTGCAGATGAGTTTGTGATTGGCGGTTCATATTACTTTGACCGTTTTGCGGTAGGCCTGGATTACACCGATTCAGAAGATTCCTACAGCACCCGTCTACATGGCGATTTCTTCTTCATGGATAACTTAAAAGCAAGCCTTGGTTATAGCATGCCAGAAGAAGGTGATGATGTTGTAGATCTTAGCTTGCAATACGATCACAGCATTAACGAAACTGACTATATTGGTTTTACTGTTCAATATATTGACACAGATGAAGCGACCGTTAATCTTTCTACAAAATACTTGAACGCATTTGAAAACGGCCAGTTCTTAGTGTTAGAAGCCAATATTGTTGACACTGACGACACTGCGTTTGATGCTAAAGCAAAATGGTACTTGAACAAAAATACCGGCTTTTTGCTTGGCGCTAACGACGAAGATCGTGTATACGTTGGTGTGACTCACTTCTTTAATACCAATTTCGCACTTGATGCCACCATTGGTCAAGATAAAATTGGTAATTTGAGCTACAACTTCTATGGTTTAGAAGCTGTTTTACAGTTCTAA
- a CDS encoding transglutaminaseTgpA domain-containing protein: MTNSQATTQEPQLKPLSASLKLLCSACIAIGLAGFLWLHYNTFGLALSLATACLMWFSLGATIDSLEQRHKIAEAIAGVGIAVFLGLLLSADLLTALMALLIVAQLAMNIRADHNNRIYSAIIIGFVCLLAGAADAKTGHYLWFMAGFGLAAAFTLKAIYLTLTPTQHNLLQHNLPQEQNLSQQKDSAHGSLPPFKHNAQLAGTTLALALLIYLFMPRFPAGNIGAHAGGSDHFYENPSWEQEADSQPSNNDNAKAQTPQNTSGNISDNTSDNASDNANAQPQKPRQPMADDSYQYDGFDESFSVQNPDSQSSRFSNAIIARVKSDLPLYLKARVFDQFDGERWSQSKQQLNKKRLKRGHYEAEHSSLTAANNGQNIIVDYQVHIERPMRSNIPFAERLTELDFPATVIARDAFGQWFAPGPLQAGTVYGAQAHLLTRDGRLFSTLTAKTQGVTAANAEAQKLLDENQQHAQQQRLAALANYLTLPATLDPRIYTLARDNAGHKTGPQPQQLQAIALETFLRTQYDYDFESIFNSQNVTPLANFLFETRKGHCEYFASALTIMLRTLGIPARVVTGLLAHNQNPLTGYYEVRALDGHAWVEAYVDDRGWMLLEPTAYYPMPTTPEHNSGVTAEKIQQYIRELERAEQETGGNQAFSFAGLMRSTWYSLTLIVTVALATAKLAIVKLWWLWLALTLLAIVAYRLWQKHGGALQNRYLLYRLDKGHTLTIKQHLHWLHKALNNLAEYPEPGLTIERFMAFVARSHLSSEQRQQAAGLFNQYYYTDKPLSPEHRQQLLQLLAQLLRQTLTTAH; this comes from the coding sequence ATGACAAATAGCCAAGCAACCACACAAGAGCCCCAACTAAAGCCTCTAAGTGCAAGCTTAAAGCTGCTGTGCAGTGCGTGCATCGCCATAGGGCTAGCTGGTTTTTTATGGCTGCACTACAACACCTTTGGGCTGGCACTGAGTTTAGCAACCGCTTGTTTAATGTGGTTCAGCCTTGGCGCAACAATTGATAGCCTAGAGCAGCGCCACAAAATCGCCGAAGCCATTGCCGGGGTGGGTATTGCAGTATTTTTAGGCCTGCTATTGAGCGCAGATTTATTAACTGCATTAATGGCGTTATTAATAGTGGCGCAGCTAGCGATGAATATTCGCGCCGACCACAATAACCGTATTTATAGCGCCATTATTATTGGTTTTGTCTGCTTATTAGCCGGCGCTGCCGATGCTAAAACAGGCCATTATTTGTGGTTTATGGCGGGCTTTGGGCTAGCGGCGGCATTTACGCTCAAAGCCATTTACCTCACCTTAACGCCCACGCAACACAACTTACTGCAACACAATTTACCGCAAGAACAAAACTTATCGCAGCAAAAAGATAGCGCGCATGGCAGCTTGCCGCCATTCAAGCACAACGCCCAGCTCGCCGGTACAACACTCGCGCTAGCGCTACTGATCTATTTATTTATGCCGCGCTTTCCGGCTGGGAATATTGGTGCACACGCCGGCGGTTCGGACCATTTTTACGAGAACCCTAGCTGGGAGCAAGAAGCCGATAGCCAGCCAAGTAACAACGATAACGCCAAAGCGCAAACGCCACAAAACACCAGTGGCAACATCAGTGACAACACCAGTGACAATGCCAGTGACAATGCCAATGCCCAGCCGCAAAAGCCTCGCCAACCTATGGCCGACGACAGTTATCAATACGATGGCTTTGACGAGAGCTTTTCGGTACAAAACCCCGACAGCCAATCTTCGCGCTTTAGCAACGCCATTATCGCGCGCGTTAAAAGCGACCTCCCCCTGTATTTAAAAGCACGTGTCTTCGACCAATTCGATGGCGAGCGCTGGTCTCAATCCAAGCAGCAGCTTAATAAAAAACGCCTTAAGCGCGGCCATTACGAAGCCGAGCACTCAAGTTTAACGGCCGCCAATAACGGGCAGAACATAATTGTGGACTACCAAGTACACATCGAACGCCCCATGCGCAGCAATATTCCCTTTGCCGAACGGCTTACGGAGCTAGACTTTCCTGCTACCGTTATTGCCCGCGATGCCTTTGGTCAATGGTTTGCGCCAGGGCCTTTGCAAGCCGGCACGGTTTACGGTGCACAAGCGCACTTACTGACCCGCGATGGCAGGCTATTCAGTACATTAACCGCCAAAACCCAAGGGGTAACCGCCGCAAATGCCGAGGCCCAAAAATTATTGGACGAAAACCAACAACACGCTCAACAACAACGTTTAGCCGCATTGGCGAATTACCTTACCCTGCCAGCTACCCTCGACCCGCGCATTTATACGCTCGCACGCGACAACGCAGGCCATAAAACCGGCCCACAGCCCCAACAGCTGCAGGCTATCGCATTAGAAACCTTCTTGCGCACGCAATACGATTACGACTTCGAGTCCATTTTTAACTCGCAAAATGTCACCCCTTTAGCCAACTTTTTATTCGAAACGCGCAAAGGCCACTGTGAATACTTTGCCAGCGCACTGACGATTATGCTGCGCACTCTAGGTATTCCTGCCCGTGTGGTCACAGGCTTGCTCGCCCATAACCAAAACCCGCTAACCGGCTACTACGAAGTGCGCGCACTGGATGGCCACGCATGGGTAGAAGCCTATGTGGATGATCGCGGCTGGATGCTGCTAGAACCTACCGCCTACTACCCCATGCCTACCACGCCGGAGCACAACAGTGGCGTTACCGCCGAAAAAATCCAACAATACATTCGTGAATTAGAGCGCGCAGAACAAGAAACCGGCGGCAATCAAGCCTTTAGCTTTGCCGGCTTGATGCGATCAACATGGTATAGCCTAACGCTAATTGTGACAGTCGCTTTAGCCACAGCAAAGTTAGCCATTGTTAAGCTTTGGTGGTTATGGCTAGCATTAACACTACTGGCAATAGTCGCTTACCGCTTATGGCAAAAACACGGCGGCGCCTTGCAAAACCGCTACCTGCTTTACCGCTTAGATAAAGGCCATACCCTCACAATTAAGCAACACCTACACTGGCTGCACAAAGCGCTCAATAACTTAGCCGAATACCCAGAGCCTGGTTTAACCATCGAGCGCTTTATGGCGTTTGTGGCGCGCAGCCATTTATCCAGCGAGCAACGCCAACAGGCAGCCGGGTTATTCAACCAGTATTACTACACCGACAAACCTTTAAGCCCAGAGCACCGCCAGCAATTGTTGCAACTGTTGGCGCAGCTGCTGAGGCAAACACTCACCACCGCCCACTAA
- a CDS encoding FecR family protein yields the protein MITAIIVIAVLAIVPRLYPTPAPSAVATITQGHGDFYRNKHPSHTAATLYQGDTLTTDKDSQVRIALHNATQLILDANTSISLNDQGIYIHNGRAYIDAAAPSTSITVTTPFAEITDIGTQYDVSITPKALHITMREGTTKITSPHGVLYASTSGGLGDAVTLDNTGHTQTQHMAKSDEYWEWTLSTIANFNLYNASAEELLQWASRITGKEIIYASQEIKQQVKLRHFSAGSLNAKDISLGLPVKFSNIGLELDEHRREFIVSDQHGD from the coding sequence ATGATCACAGCCATTATTGTTATAGCGGTGCTCGCGATAGTGCCTCGCCTCTATCCCACCCCAGCGCCTTCCGCCGTTGCCACAATTACGCAGGGGCATGGTGACTTTTACCGGAACAAACACCCAAGCCATACCGCTGCCACCCTTTACCAAGGCGACACATTAACAACCGACAAAGACAGCCAGGTTCGCATCGCATTACACAATGCAACGCAACTCATTTTAGATGCCAATACGTCTATCAGCTTAAATGATCAAGGCATCTATATTCATAACGGCCGAGCCTACATTGATGCCGCCGCGCCAAGCACCAGTATTACTGTGACCACCCCCTTTGCCGAAATTACCGATATCGGCACGCAATACGATGTAAGTATTACGCCTAAAGCACTCCACATAACAATGCGTGAAGGCACCACAAAAATTACCAGCCCCCACGGCGTACTCTATGCATCGACCTCCGGCGGGCTAGGTGATGCCGTAACACTGGATAATACCGGTCATACTCAAACCCAGCATATGGCCAAAAGCGACGAATACTGGGAATGGACACTCAGCACCATAGCCAACTTCAACCTCTACAATGCCTCAGCCGAAGAGCTGCTCCAATGGGCTTCGCGCATTACGGGCAAAGAAATCATTTACGCATCGCAAGAGATAAAACAGCAGGTAAAATTACGTCACTTCAGTGCCGGTAGCCTAAACGCTAAAGACATCAGCCTGGGCCTTCCGGTAAAGTTTTCGAATATCGGATTGGAACTAGACGAACACAGAAGGGAGTTTATCGTAAGTGATCAGCATGGCGATTAA
- a CDS encoding AAA family ATPase yields MSFSITAEIAPLKQQLQSIYLGHDNVIDQLLVALLCSGHVLLEDVPGLGKTTLAKALAKSLSLSFKRIQCTPDLMPSDVLGGNIYQPNTQDFKFLPGPVFTNLLLVDEINRASPRTQSAFLEAMAEGNVTIDRKTAGLPKPFMVIATQNPIEFAGTFALPEAQLDRFFMRLTLGYPSTEQALTLLQSHQKQEPIEAAQALITKEQLINWQQSCLNVSLNTEVQRYIVAIIEGTRNHKDIRLGASPRAAIALMQAARAHAYLQGQGFVTPEHVQTVAPAILSHRLITRGQQSPAQSHSLVTHLLNSIPVPGVANAETAAESNPPHAAQ; encoded by the coding sequence ATGAGCTTTTCTATTACCGCCGAGATCGCGCCACTTAAGCAACAGCTACAATCGATTTACCTTGGGCACGACAATGTTATCGACCAGCTGCTGGTAGCCTTACTGTGCTCTGGTCATGTGCTATTAGAAGATGTGCCAGGCTTGGGCAAAACAACACTCGCGAAGGCGCTGGCCAAAAGTCTATCGCTGAGTTTTAAGCGCATTCAATGCACGCCAGACCTAATGCCCAGCGATGTGCTTGGCGGCAACATTTATCAACCCAATACGCAAGACTTTAAGTTCTTGCCAGGGCCGGTGTTTACCAACCTTTTATTAGTCGATGAAATCAATCGCGCTTCGCCGCGAACGCAATCCGCTTTTTTAGAAGCCATGGCGGAGGGCAATGTCACTATCGACCGTAAAACAGCCGGCCTCCCCAAACCCTTTATGGTGATAGCCACCCAAAACCCCATCGAGTTCGCCGGCACTTTCGCACTGCCAGAAGCCCAGCTCGACCGGTTTTTTATGCGCCTAACACTGGGCTACCCCAGCACGGAGCAAGCGCTTACTCTCTTGCAAAGCCACCAAAAGCAAGAACCTATAGAAGCCGCGCAAGCACTTATCACCAAAGAGCAGCTAATCAACTGGCAGCAAAGTTGTTTGAACGTTAGCCTCAATACTGAAGTGCAGCGCTATATTGTCGCCATCATTGAGGGGACACGTAATCACAAGGATATCCGCCTTGGTGCCAGCCCACGCGCGGCCATTGCCTTAATGCAAGCTGCACGTGCGCACGCGTACTTGCAAGGCCAAGGCTTTGTAACGCCGGAACACGTCCAAACTGTTGCACCGGCCATCCTTAGTCACCGGTTAATTACGCGCGGCCAACAAAGCCCTGCTCAAAGCCATTCGTTAGTCACACATTTATTGAATAGCATCCCCGTGCCGGGAGTCGCCAACGCCGAAACCGCCGCCGAATCAAACCCACCCCATGCCGCACAATAA